The nucleotide sequence ATTATCCTGCAAAAGATCTTTTTTGACAATAGGATAAGCTTCTTTATCTGAAAGTGTAGGATAAAAAGTCTGATAATCCAGTTCGTTGGACTGAAATGCTGATAAAAAAGAAAATGCACCATTCTTACCAATTTCATTAATGACAAGATTATTACTGAAATCGGCCAGTTTATTTTTCATTGTAACTCCTAATATGGTGGCTACAATCAAAATAGGAATGGCATAAAAAGCGCGTTTTACAAAAGATATTTGAGATGTGAACGTACTTCTGAAAGCATTCAGTTTTTTTAGTAATACAAATGTGCCAATAACTAATCCAAGTAATGTTGCTATAATCAGCGGTAAAGGATAGGATTGGTTAATGTTTTCAATAACTTCATAAGTGTAAATGAGATAATCTACCGCTATAAAATTAAATCGAACGCCGAACTCATCCCAAAAAGGGATCTCTGCTAATAAGCTGAAATAGATGATTATAAAGATGATTGTAAGGTAGAAATAAGTAAAAACCTTGTCAAAAACAGAACCTATCAACTTTTTAGGGAGGATCAACAAATAGATTGAATAAATTGTCAAAAATGATAAGCCGATTGTAAGATCATATAAAAATCCGGTAATAAAAGCGCGGAGAATATGCAGCAAATTAAAATCAGCGTTACTGGACGACCAGATTAGGAAAACAATCCGTATGATGAATGATAGAAAAATATAAAGACAAAGTACTGAGAAAAATACTGAAAACCTACCTGAAAAAAGATTTCTCAACTTATTACTCCAACTATTATACGACGTCATAAGGACAAAATTAATATGTGTGCAAATTACTAACTTAAATTTACAATCGTTCTTATTTATAAATAAATTATGATATAGATGTGAATGAGTTTGAGAAAATAAGAAAATAAGAGGGCAGCCAGAACCACTTCAATGAATAATCAGATTCTATGAACCATTACAGTAATGAAGTGGGGGCAATTTTTTTTCCATAAAAGCAAAACAATCTCCTGAAATTCAGAAGATTGTTAAAAATGTGGAGAATACGGGGATCGAACCCGTCACCTTTAGACTGCCAGTCTAACGCTCTAGCCAGATGAGCTAATTCCCCAATGATATTGCAATGATAAGGATTTTTTTGTTCAGAAAAAAAAATCGGATCCAGAACTTATGAACCCGATTTCTGTAAAACGTAAAATTTAAAAATATGAAATCAATTTTGGTTTGATTTTAAATATTCATCGATAATTTCGAAAGCTTTTTTTTCGTCTTTTAGATGTACTTTTATAAAAGTATTGGTAGCAGTAGGTGTGGATAGAAAACTAAGATAAGAATTCTCTACATCACACTTTATTCCTGCATCTTCCAACTTGGATTTCATTAGTTGGATCTCCTGTGGGCTGCTGCTTTCGTATACAGCCACTCTTGTTGTTGTATCCATAATTTAATATTTTGATTTTTAAAAGCATAGCAATTTACGAAAAAAATATTAAAATCTGAAATTCTTTATATTAAATTCTCGAATATTGAATTTATTTTATCTAAAATTATTTGGATTTCTTCTTTTGTTACATTAAGATGCGGACGGAATCTAAGCGATTGGTCTCCACAGGTTAGGACGATAACTCCCTCATCATACAGCGCCTTTCTCAACCACTCTCTAGATGCGCCGTCTTTCAGGTCAAATGCGCACATCAAACCTTTTCCTCTGGCTGCAGAAATATGGTCAGGATATTTTTGCGCTAATTGCTTCAAACCATTTAATAAAAACTCACCTACAACTCTAGAATTCTCTATCAGATTTTCATTTTCTATAATTTCTAAAACCAACTGAAAACGTAGCATATCGATAAAATTACCTCCAAATGTAGAATTGATTCTAGAACTTTCTACGAAAACGTGATGTTCTACTTCATCGAGTTTTTCTTTGTTGGCAAGGATTCCACAAACCTGAGTTTTCTTACCAAAAGTAATCACATCCGGAATAATATCAAGATGCTGGAAAGCCCACATTTTTCCAGTCATCCCAATTCCTGTTTGAACTTCGTCAAGGATAAGAAGAATTTCGTTTTCGTCACAGATTTTTCTTAATTCAGTAAAGAATTCGTTTCTGAAGTGATTGTCTCCACCTTCCGCTTGGATTGGTTCTATAATGATGCAAGCCACTTCATCAGGATTTGCCAAAATTGCTTCCTGAATATGCAATAATGCTAATTGCTCGTGCTTGATGGTTTCTTCCAAATTCTCCTCAGTAATGGGGAAATTGAGTTTTGGATTGGTAATTCTTGGCCAGTCGAATTTTGGGAAATATTGGTGTTTTCTAGGGTCAGAAGTATTGGTTAAAGACAATGTATAACCACTTCTTCCGTGGAAAGATTGCTTGAAATGGATAACCATTCCGGCTTCTTTATCAATATCTTTTTGCCAGTTTTTTCTGGTTTTCCAATCAAAAGCGGTCTTCAAAGCATTTTCTACCGCCAAAGCGCCACCTTCTACGAAAAAGCAATATGGTAATTCTTTCGGAATTGCCACTCTGGAAAAAACTTCCATAAAATCTGCATATTCCTGAAGATAAACATCACTGAGCGTTGGTTTGTAAATCGCCATTTTTCCCAGCCAATCGGTTTTTTCCAAAATGTAAGGATGATTATATCCAACAGAAGCCGACGCGAACATAGAGAACATATCAAGATATTCTTTGCCTGTCAAACGATCTGCAATGTAAGAACCGTGGGATTTTTCAAAATCCATTACAAAATCGAAACCGTCTGCAAGGATGTGCTTTCCGAGTGTTTCTTTTACTTTATTTTCGTGTACAAGTGTGCTCATTTTAATTATTTGGTTTTTATTTTAAACGCAAAGCCCGCAAAGATTTTTTTTTACAATTCAATGTTTTTAAGTTCGCAAAGGCGTAAAACTCAGCAAAGATTTGATCTTAAAATCATTTATAGTCTTTTCAATATTTTGTTCTAATGCTATTTTTATGTTGAATCTGCAACCCGACTTGAGCGGAAATCCTTTTTTGCGTATACTTCAAGTTCTATTTAATATGAAATCGTCTGCAAAAAAGATTGGGGGCGGAAGGCGGATAAGTTGCCATAAAAATTTTAATAATTTTAATCTAAATCGAATTTAATTCCTTGTGCTAAAGGTAAGCTTGTGGTATAATTGATGGTATTGGTTTGTCTTCTCATGTAATATTTCCAAACGTCGGAACCAGATTCTCTTCCGCCTCCAGTTTCTTTTTCGCCTCCAAAAGCACCACCGATTTCAGCACCAGAAGTTCCAATATTCACGTTCGCGATGCCACAATCTGAACCTCCGTTGGAAAGGAACAATTCTGCTTCTCTTAGATTTTGAGTCATAATTGCGGAACTTAAACCTTGCGGAACATCATTCTGTAGAGCGATTGCTTCGTCCAGAGTTTTATATTTAATCAAATAAAGAATTGGCGCAAAAGTCTCGTGTTGAACAATCTCGTAACTGTTTTCAACCTCAGCGATACAAGGTTTTACGTAGCAACCAGAATTATAATTTTCGCCTTCCAAAACGCCACCTTCAACGATGAATTTCCCGCCTTCCGATTTACATTTCTCGATGGAATCTTGATATTGTTTTACTGCAGATTTGTCGATAAGCGGACCAACGTGATTAGTTTCATCCAACGGATTTCCGATTTTCAGTTGTCCGTAAGCTTTTACCAAACGATTTTTAACTTCGTCGTAAACAGATTCGTGGATAATCAATCTTCTTGTGGAAGTACATCTTTGTCCAGCCGTACCCACTGCACCGAAAACTGCGCCGATGATTGACATATTAAGATCTGCATTTTCTGTAATGATGATGGCATTATTTCCACCTAATTCCAGAATTGATTTTCCGAAACGTTCTGCTACATTTTTTCCGACAATTCTTCCAACTCTAGTAGAACCTGTAAAAGAGACAAGAGCTATTTTTTTATCGTTAACTAATTTATCTCCAATCTCGTGGTCAGCAATTACCAAGTTAGAAATTCCTTCCGGCAAACCATTTTCTCTGGCAACTTCTGCGAAAATATTTTGGCAAGCAATTGCGCAAAGCGGCGTTTTTTCAGACGGTTTCCAAATGACAACATTCCCGCAAATCCAGGCTAAAGCGGCATTCCAGCTCCAGACCGCCACCGGAAAATTGAAAGCGGAAATCACGCCTACAATCCCCAACGGATGATATTGTTCGTACATCCTGTGTCCGGGTCTTTCCGAGTGCATTGTGTAACCGTGAAGCTGACGAGACAACCCCACTGCAAAATCGCAGATATCAATCATTTCCTGAACTTCGCCAAGACCTTCCTGCAAAGATTTCCCCATTTCATAAGAAACGAGTTTACCCAAATCATCCTTATATTCTCTCAATTTATTTCCAAATTGCCGAACCAAATCGCCACGTTTTGGTGCCGGAATTTGTCTGAATTCTTTATAAGCTTTTTGCGCTTTGGCTACAACTTTTTCGTAATCTTTGGCATTAGAAGTTTTTACAGAAGCAATCTTATTTCCATCAACTGGAGAAAAGCTTTCTATATTTTGTCCAGATGAGAAAAATTCTAATCCGGTAGAAGTACCATTATTTTCTGTTGATATGCCTAATCTTTTTAGGTTATCTAATATCGAAATCGAGGACATACATTTTGTTTTTTTTGAACTTTCTAAAGATAAAAATATATTTTGACCAACAAAGAAAAAAACTAACAAACGTTAGTAATTGATTAAAATCTAATGGAAAATTAAACACTAAGAAAAGATCATTAATTTATAAATGAGAAAGTTACGAATCAAGTCACTTTAACAACAGCGACTTAAAAATCTATAAATTAATGATTTTTTATAATTTTGAATCAATCTAAATTGCGAAAGTTTTTATATTTTTGAAAAAAATAAAAATGGAAGATCAATTGCAGACTACCGAAGAAAAGAAATCGCCGAAGTGGAAAAGTCTGCTGAAAAAATTTGGAATTGGCGGAATTATTTTTTTTACAGTAAAAGGCATCATCACTTCTACTCTAATCTATTTTCTTGGCAAAAATTTTTGGATAATTATCAAGGATTATGTTGCTCAATGGTTTGATTAACTAACTTTTACTACTTATTTAAAATAAAAAAATCCTTTATAGTAAAGGATTTAATTTTTTAACGATAGCCAAAGTTTTTCAGATCTCTGTCATTTTTTCGCCAGTCTTTTTTGACTTTCACAAAAAGATTAAGATGAATTTTCTTTCCAAAGAATTTCTCTAAATCAATTCTTGCCTCTGTTCCTACTTTCTTAATAGCTTCACCTTTGTGGCCGATGATAATTCCTTTCTGCGTATCTCTTTCTACATAGATAATAGAATCTATCACAATGGCTCCTTCTTTTTCTTTGAAAATTTCCGTCACCACTTCTACAGAATACGGGATTTCTTTTTCGTAATTAAGAAGAATTTTCTCACGGATAGCCTCATTCACAAAAAAACGCTCAGGCTTGTCTGTGTACATATCTTTGTCATAGTATGCTGGACTTTCCGGCAACATAGATTTCAGTTTCGGAAGAATAATTTCCGTATTGAAATTGTTAAGCGCAGAAATCGGAAGAATCTCAGCTTTCGGAATTCTCTCGTGCCATTCTGTTGCTATTTTTTCTAGATCTTCTTGGTTAGTTTGGTCTATTTTATTTAATAGTAATAAAACCGGAACAGGAATTTTATTCAGTTTATCAATTAAAAATTCAGAAGGTTCTGATTTGTCTGTAACATCTACAATGAACAGGAAAACGTCTGCATCCTGCAAAGAGTCTTTCACAAAATCCATCATTTTTTCCTGCAAGCCATATTTTGGATCTAGAACACCTGGCGTATCGGAGAAAACAATCTGCAAATCTTCTTCATTATAAATCCCGAAAATACGGTGACGTGTGGTTTGTGCTTTTTGGGTAACAATTGCCAGCTTCTCTCCCATCAATTGGTTAAGAAGTGTAGATTTTCCGGCATTCGGTTTCCCGACGATATTTACGAATCCTGCTTTGTGCATTATTTTGAATAAAATTGAAATGAACGGCAAAGGTAAGGAAATTTTGAGCGCA is from Epilithonimonas vandammei and encodes:
- a CDS encoding putative signal transducing protein — its product is MDTTTRVAVYESSSPQEIQLMKSKLEDAGIKCDVENSYLSFLSTPTATNTFIKVHLKDEKKAFEIIDEYLKSNQN
- the lat gene encoding L-lysine 6-transaminase, with protein sequence MSTLVHENKVKETLGKHILADGFDFVMDFEKSHGSYIADRLTGKEYLDMFSMFASASVGYNHPYILEKTDWLGKMAIYKPTLSDVYLQEYADFMEVFSRVAIPKELPYCFFVEGGALAVENALKTAFDWKTRKNWQKDIDKEAGMVIHFKQSFHGRSGYTLSLTNTSDPRKHQYFPKFDWPRITNPKLNFPITEENLEETIKHEQLALLHIQEAILANPDEVACIIIEPIQAEGGDNHFRNEFFTELRKICDENEILLILDEVQTGIGMTGKMWAFQHLDIIPDVITFGKKTQVCGILANKEKLDEVEHHVFVESSRINSTFGGNFIDMLRFQLVLEIIENENLIENSRVVGEFLLNGLKQLAQKYPDHISAARGKGLMCAFDLKDGASREWLRKALYDEGVIVLTCGDQSLRFRPHLNVTKEEIQIILDKINSIFENLI
- the amaB gene encoding L-piperidine-6-carboxylate dehydrogenase: MSSISILDNLKRLGISTENNGTSTGLEFFSSGQNIESFSPVDGNKIASVKTSNAKDYEKVVAKAQKAYKEFRQIPAPKRGDLVRQFGNKLREYKDDLGKLVSYEMGKSLQEGLGEVQEMIDICDFAVGLSRQLHGYTMHSERPGHRMYEQYHPLGIVGVISAFNFPVAVWSWNAALAWICGNVVIWKPSEKTPLCAIACQNIFAEVARENGLPEGISNLVIADHEIGDKLVNDKKIALVSFTGSTRVGRIVGKNVAERFGKSILELGGNNAIIITENADLNMSIIGAVFGAVGTAGQRCTSTRRLIIHESVYDEVKNRLVKAYGQLKIGNPLDETNHVGPLIDKSAVKQYQDSIEKCKSEGGKFIVEGGVLEGENYNSGCYVKPCIAEVENSYEIVQHETFAPILYLIKYKTLDEAIALQNDVPQGLSSAIMTQNLREAELFLSNGGSDCGIANVNIGTSGAEIGGAFGGEKETGGGRESGSDVWKYYMRRQTNTINYTTSLPLAQGIKFDLD
- the era gene encoding GTPase Era; translation: MHKAGFVNIVGKPNAGKSTLLNQLMGEKLAIVTQKAQTTRHRIFGIYNEEDLQIVFSDTPGVLDPKYGLQEKMMDFVKDSLQDADVFLFIVDVTDKSEPSEFLIDKLNKIPVPVLLLLNKIDQTNQEDLEKIATEWHERIPKAEILPISALNNFNTEIILPKLKSMLPESPAYYDKDMYTDKPERFFVNEAIREKILLNYEKEIPYSVEVVTEIFKEKEGAIVIDSIIYVERDTQKGIIIGHKGEAIKKVGTEARIDLEKFFGKKIHLNLFVKVKKDWRKNDRDLKNFGYR